The following proteins are co-located in the Triticum aestivum cultivar Chinese Spring chromosome 1A, IWGSC CS RefSeq v2.1, whole genome shotgun sequence genome:
- the LOC123053202 gene encoding serine/arginine-rich-splicing factor SR34 isoform X1 — protein sequence MSRRNGRTIYVGNLPEDIREREIEDLFYKYGPIVDIDLKIPPRPPVYAFVEFEDPRDADDAIYGRDGYDFDGYKLRVELAHGGKGPSFDRPNSYTSSGRRGALRRSDYRVIVTGLPSSASWQDLKDHMRRAGDVCFSDVYPEAGAITGIVEYTNYEDMKHAIRKLDDSEFRNAFSRAYIRVREYNARRSRSYSRSRSRSCSYSRSRSHSYSRSRSPRSSRSLSPAAPARDKSASRSPVRSRSLPRSQSPVKSE from the exons ATGAGCCGACGCAACGGCCGCACCATCTACGTGGGCAATCTCCCCGAGGACATCCGCGAGAGGGAAATTGAGGATCTCTTCTACAAG TACGGTCCTATTGTCGATATCGATCTGAAAATTCCTCCAAGGCCTCCTGTTTATGCTTTTGTCGAG TTTGAAGACCCACGTGATGCTGATGATGCAATTTATGGCCGTGATGGATACGACTTTGATGGCTACAAATTGCGG GTGGAGTTAGCTCATGGGGGAAAAGGCCCTTCTTTTGATCGACCAAACAGCTATACTAGTTCTGGACGTCGTGGTGCACTTAGGCGTTCTGATTACCGCG TTATTGTTACCGGATTACCTTCTTCAGCATCATGGCAAGatctcaag GATCATATGCGGCGAGCTGGTGATGTCTGTTTCTCTGATGTTTATCCTGAGGCTGGAG CAATTACTGGAATAGTTGAGTATACCAACTACGAAGACATGAAACATGCG ATAAGGAAGCTTGATGATTCAGAGTTCCGTAATGCATTTTCACGCGCATATATCAGG GTGAGGGAGTACAATGCTAGGCGTAGCCGCTCTTACTCGAGAAGTAGAAGCCGAAGCTGCTCTTACTCGAGAAGCAGAAGTCACAGTTATAGCAGGAGCAGGAGTCCAAG GTCATCAAGATCCCTATCACCTGCCGCT CCTGCGCGTGACAAGTCTGCGAGCAGGAGCCCCGTCAGGAGCAGAAGTTTACCCCGTTCTCAGTCTCCT GTGAAATCTGAGTGA
- the LOC123053202 gene encoding serine/arginine-rich splicing factor SR30 isoform X2, translating to MSRRNGRTIYVGNLPEDIREREIEDLFYKYGPIVDIDLKIPPRPPVYAFVEFEDPRDADDAIYGRDGYDFDGYKLRVELAHGGKGPSFDRPNSYTSSGRRGALRRSDYRVIVTGLPSSASWQDLKDHMRRAGDVCFSDVYPEAGAITGIVEYTNYEDMKHAIRKLDDSEFRNAFSRAYIRVREYNARRSRSYSRSRSRSCSYSRSRSHSYSRSRSPRSGPCDCLGIALVGYWHVQNQRMVLGVG from the exons ATGAGCCGACGCAACGGCCGCACCATCTACGTGGGCAATCTCCCCGAGGACATCCGCGAGAGGGAAATTGAGGATCTCTTCTACAAG TACGGTCCTATTGTCGATATCGATCTGAAAATTCCTCCAAGGCCTCCTGTTTATGCTTTTGTCGAG TTTGAAGACCCACGTGATGCTGATGATGCAATTTATGGCCGTGATGGATACGACTTTGATGGCTACAAATTGCGG GTGGAGTTAGCTCATGGGGGAAAAGGCCCTTCTTTTGATCGACCAAACAGCTATACTAGTTCTGGACGTCGTGGTGCACTTAGGCGTTCTGATTACCGCG TTATTGTTACCGGATTACCTTCTTCAGCATCATGGCAAGatctcaag GATCATATGCGGCGAGCTGGTGATGTCTGTTTCTCTGATGTTTATCCTGAGGCTGGAG CAATTACTGGAATAGTTGAGTATACCAACTACGAAGACATGAAACATGCG ATAAGGAAGCTTGATGATTCAGAGTTCCGTAATGCATTTTCACGCGCATATATCAGG GTGAGGGAGTACAATGCTAGGCGTAGCCGCTCTTACTCGAGAAGTAGAAGCCGAAGCTGCTCTTACTCGAGAAGCAGAAGTCACAGTTATAGCAGGAGCAGGAGTCCAAG ATCTGGACCGTGCGACTGTCTGGGGATTGCATTGGTAGGATATTGGCACGTTCAGAATCAAAGGATGGTTTTGGGCGTTGGATAG
- the LOC123053197 gene encoding chaperone protein dnaJ 49, whose translation MEGNKDEALRSVKLAQTALASGDRQQADKFIRIAQRLDPSLPIVDLLTSTKKFDPLNLNGTACQDKTRRGHENLKTPKEFVGPSNVDKGYTEENVRVIRDIRKNKDYYAILGVERTCSLEEIRKAYRRLSLKIHPDKNKAPGAEDAFKMLSKAFKCLGNDQSRKTYDQTGTLEGHEFNDQYSNVMRQRTARRRRQTRNGFYNYEEDLDPDEIFRSFFYGTRDNSFRGHNVYRTREAGRQEQQRREHPVQGGSFINLTVLMHLSVVLLFVLFAFIPVQQPQYALHKTYNFPISKVTDKHGVEYFVSKQDFDQQFPHGSPSRDNLEDHVFRDYKTMLGRNCRVELHRRKWANDYPTPHCDKLRSLDVA comes from the coding sequence ATGGAGGGGAACAAAGATGAGGCCTTGAGGTCTGTCAAGCTTGCACAGACTGCGCTAGCATCTGGAGATAGACAGCAAGCAGACAAATTTATCCGAATTGCCCAAAGATTGGATCCCAGCCTTCCAATTGTTGATTTGTTGACCTCAACCAAGAAGTTTGATCCCCTGAATCTGAATGGTACTGCTTGCCAGGACAAGACCAGAAGAGGCCATGAAAACCTAAAAACGCCAAAAGAATTTGTTGGTCCTTCTAATGTTGATAAAGGTTACACTGAGGAGAATGTTAGAGTTATCCGTGATATCAGGAAGAACAAAGACTACTATGCAATTCTTGGAGTGGAGAGGACTTGCTCCTTGGAGGAGATTAGGAAGGCCTACAGGAGGCTGTCACTGAAAATTCACCCTGACAAGAACAAAGCTCCTGGGGCAgaggatgcattcaagatgctcaGCAAGGCTTTCAAGTGCCTAGGCAATGATCAGTCACGGAAGACCTATGATCAGACAGGCACCCTTGAGGGGCATGAGTTTAACGACCAATATTCCAATGTCATGAGGCAGAGAACTGCTAGGCGAAGGAGGCAAACAAGAAATGGCTTCTATAATTATGAAGAAGATTTAGATCCAGATGAGATATTCAGGTCTTTCTTCTATGGTACTCGTGATAATTCATTCCGTGGTCACAATGTCTACAGAACAAGAGAAGCAGGTAGGCAGGAGCAACAGAGAAGGGAGCATCCTGTACAGGGTGGGTCGTTCATAAACTTAACAGTATTGATGCACCTGTCGGTCGTATTACTTTTTGTCTTGTTTGCATTCATTCCAGTGCAGCAGCCTCAATATGCCCTGCACAAGACATACAACTTCCCCATTTCAAAAGTCACTGATAAGCATGGGGTGGAGTACTTTGTCAGCAAACAAGATTTTGATCAGCAGTTTCCACATGGAAGTCCTTCTAGAGATAACCTCGAGGATCACGTTTTCAGAGATTATAAGACTATGCTAGGAAGAAACTGTCGTGTGGAACTCCATCGGCGTAAATGGGCCAATGACTACCCTACGCCTCACTGTGACAAGCTACGGAGCCTTGATGTGGCATAA